TTCCTCCAGTCCCAAGCTGGAGAGAGCCACGACGCGTATTGGTGGTGAAGTGAGCCGCGACAATTACGATGCGCTGATTCAATTGGCGGGTCGCCTCCCTGGAGTGCGCCTCCAAGGCATGACATCACTGGCCTCCAGCAGCGGCGGTGCGGCCTTGGATGATCAGTTGCTGAAACGGGCCTTGAACAAAGGGCGTCGCCGCGCGAACGACACTGCGAGCGCCTTGGGGTTGGGCCGCGTGGACCTCCTGCGAATCAACCAACGCAGTGGTGTTGTGCGGCCAGTCGCCTATGCAGAGGCAAGGATGTCTAAGCCAGCGTTTCGCTCAGACGAGGCCCCCAAACCCCAGCGATCCCTCACGCTTGGTTTGGATTATTGCCTGCGCTGATGGTGGTGGACACACTCAAGTGGTGTTGTTTGTGCCCGCATGCCCAATCGCCGCCTCTGGTTGGTCAGCTTGCTGTTTGTGGCCTGGCTGATCTGGGCAGAGACCAGTTTTCAGTTTTATGACCATGCGCTTGGCCGTGATCTGCAGCTCTCGGCGAGTCGGGTCTCCTTGATCGCTGGAAGCTTCCTGGTTCCCTATGGCTTGCTGCAGATTCCCGTCGGGCGGCTGCTCGACCAGGGTCGAGTTGATCGCTGGATCTGGATTGCCGCCTTGATGGCCTCCGGGTTCAGTCTGACCTTTGCGTTCAGTACCGATCTTGTTGGGCTGATGCTCAGCCGTATGGGAACAGGGGTTGCCTGTGCTGTGGCCTTTCCTGCATCGGCCTTGTTGGCACGTCGCGCCTTGCCGCAGAACAGATTTGCCTTGGCGATGGGCCTCACCGATAGCTTGCTTGGTTGGGGTGCTGTCTTTGCTGCTCTGATTCCGCTGGTGTTTCCGTGGACGGTTTGGCGCCAGTTGGTGGTCTTTCAAGCTCTTTTTCTGGCCGTGATGGTGGTGGTGCCTGTGATGGTCCTTGGCCGCGGTTTGCCATCTCCTGAGCCCCATAAGGATGGACGCCTGGTCAGCACTGTGCACTGGGACCGCGCTGGTGTTGGCACGGTGATCAAGGCTTGTTTGATGTACGCCTGGGGTGGTGGTTTTGTGTTTGGTTTGGCCCAGTACGGGCTGATTTCAGGATTGCGTGTTTGGGGTGCTGAGCGCACGCAGTGGATGTCCCTGACGATGTCGTTTGGGATCGGAACTGGGATGGTGTTGGCTGGTTGGATTGGTAGTCGCTCAAGCCGCCGCGGGCTGGTGTTGCTCATGGGCACCGGCATGAGTGTGTTGGCGTTGATCGCTTTGCTCCAGCTTCCCAATCAAGCGGGAGGCCTGTTGTTGCTGGCAGCGCTTGGCCTCGGTCTTGGGCTTGGGTCCTCGGTCCTAGCGTTCCCCATTGCCGAAGACGCAGCACCTCCAGGTCAAACCGCCCTCACCGTGGCCATCGTGAATACCACTGGCACCGTGACGGGCGGGGTGATGTCGATCGTGTCGGGGTTGATCCTTGAGGCCTCAGGACCGGGTGACCTCAGTCCGGTCCTTATGGTTTATGGCCTCTTTGGCCTCTTTGGCGTCGCGGTCGCGGCTTGGATTCAGTTCAGCAGCGTGCCTGCTCATTCAGCAGCTTGACCGCTGCGTTGCCATTCCTTGAAAGCGAGTCTTGGAGCGCTCCACAGCGTGAACAACACCAGTGGTGTGACAGGCACTGCTGTGATCACGATGAAGGCTTGGAGGGCATCAATGGAGGTGCTGTCCCCTAAGCCCGTTCCGATTCTCAACAACACCAAGGTGAGGCTGCCGATCATCAAGGCCCAGAACAACCTCAACCTCTGCGATGGCTCATTGCGTCCGCTCACCACCATGGCGGCGGCATAACTCATCGAATCGGCACTTGTGCACATGAACAGCACCACCAACAGAAGCCCGACTGGGATAAGCAAGCCTGAGAGGGGAAGGGCACTCAGGATCGCAAGCAAGGCAGCAGCAGCCCCGTTTTGCGCCAGTGCATCACTGATGCCTGACCCTGCGAGTTCCAGGTTCATTCCAGTTCCACCAAGCAAGGTGAACCAGAGATTGGTCACGATCGGGCAGAGGATGGCTACCGCGAGAACAAGTTCACGGATGCTGCGGCCGCGGCTCACTCCCGCCGTGAACAGCCCCATGAGTGGCGCATAGCCCAAAAACCAGCCCCAGTAGAAAACAGTCCAGCTGTTCAACCAGGGTTCAGTGACGTCAGATCGCGGCATCAAGGCCATTTGAGGCAGATGCAGCAAGTAGGTCCAAAAACCGCTGAAAAAATGCTGGATCAGCCAGAGGCCAGGACCGAGGATCAGCAACCCGGCCCCTAATACGAGCGTGAGCCATACATTGAGCTCCGACAGCCACTTAATCCCTTTTTGGATTCCACTCACGGTGGATGTGGCAAAGACTGCAGTCAGCAGAACCACCACCAGGGACTGAAGTCCGGCACTATCGCTCAGCCATGGGAGTTGTCCTGCCGCATTACTGAGTTGAAGCGACAGGAAACCAAGCGGGCCAACCGTGCCTGCGATCGCCGCAACAACCGACAGGCCATCGGCAAGATCTCCAATCGGACCATTCACCCAACCCTTTGGAAGGATGTTGACGAGGAGAGTGCGAGGCCGCAGCGGTTCGCCGCGTTGTTCCAAAATGGAAAAGGTAATCGTGGTGGTGGTGGCCACGAGCGCCCAGGCGAGAAAGCCCCAGTGCAGAAAGCTCACGGCTAGAGCCGGATCAACAGCTGCCGCTGTGCTTCCCACCACTCCCTCAAAGACAGGGGAGGGGGTTTGGAAGTGGTAGAGCGGCTCCGCTGCAGACCAGAACACGCCGCCGCCCGCGAGCAGGGTGCAAATCAAGACGGCACACCAATCGAAAAATTTCAGACTGGGCTTTGCTGTTGCTCCCCCAAGCCGAAGTTTCCCGACCGGACTGATGGCAATGGCAAGGGCGATCAGGAACAGCAGCATCACCATCCATTGCCAGAGCCCCCCGAGCGAGTGGCTGACGATGGTTTTGCCGGTTTCCGTGAAGTGCTTCGCTAACGCCAGATCGATGGCGGAGACAAGCAGAAAAACCAGCAGCGGAATGGCACCAACCCAAAGGGGTGGTTGGCTCAAAGACGAGCGGACGGGGGTGGGGGATTCAGACAAAGGTCGTATCAGTAAAGATTCAGGCGCGGACGGCGTCGCGTTGATGGCTCCAGCAGGAGATGTCTGCAGCGGGTTGTTCGCCGCTGGCAAGACGGGCCAGCGAATCACCAATCAGCGGCGCAAATTTGAACGATTGGCCGGATCCACCGGCAAACAGGCTCAGTTTGGGGCTGAGCCGGTCCAACACGAAATTCACATCGCTGGTCATGGAGTAAGGGCTCATCACCGTTTCCACCCGCTCTTGCACGCCGTCCAGTTCGTTGAACAGGAAGGTATCCAGGAGCTCCAGGAGGCGGGCCGGCGCTTCGGTGCACATGGCATTGGGTTCGGCGACGCGGAGCTCCTGGGGAGACCAGTCGATCCCGGCTTTGATGCGAGGACGCCCGTCAGCGGTGGTGCTGAGGGAGGGGAAGCCGTAATAGAGGCCTCCGTCATCGCCGCGCTCCTGTTGGAAACAAAACCACTGGGGGTAACGGCTGGCGAGAGCTGGATCCACGGTGTAATGGGCCCAGAGCATCGGCCAGATTTCAAGCTTTGGAGCAAGTCCTAATGGGGCCAGTAGGAGTTGACTCCAGATGCCGCAGGCCACAACAACATGCCCTGCATTGATGTGATGACCGTCTTCGAGGGTGACGCCGCCGCCATCAGCATCAATGCTGCTAACAGGACTGTGTTCAATGACCTGATGGCCTGCATGACGGGCGGTACGAACCCAATGGGCAATAACTTTGTCGCTGCGGACGGCACCAGCGGTGGGTTCGAATAATCCGGTGAAATGGGCCTTGGGTTTCAGCGGGAAGCGCTCTGCGATCTGAGCGGCATTCAGGGCTTCGTAGGGAATGCCCTGATCATCCATTACCTTGCGAGCTCCGGGGATCGATCCTTCGATCGTCTCCTCATCCCAGCTTTCTCCGTAAAAAAGAAGCCCATGGGTGTCACGCAAAATTTCCCCGGCATGGGTCTCCTCTTCCCGCCAAAGGCGATTTGCTTCTTGGGCGAGACGGCAGAGCACCGGGTCGGAATACATCTCCCGGAACATTCGGGTCTCGCCGAAGCTGCTGGCTCGTGCGTGGGCCAGCGTTTTGCCTTCAAGAAGAATCACGTCGCTGATTCCTCGGCGCGCGAGTGATGCGGCACAGCTGAGGCCGGCCATGCCGCCTCCGATGATCACCACTGCTGCGCTGGCGGGGAGAGAGGTGGATGTCATGCGGCTAGTCCGAAGCTGAGTCCTATGGGATCTTTACCGGTGTGGGCAGCAACTTCAACCAGAGCGTCACTGACAGTGAGGCCATCTCCTCGTTGTTTTAAGAAATCAGTAGCGCGCTGACGCACTTCATGGCGCACAAAGTCGTACACCTGCTGAGGTGTGGCTTGCCCCCAAGCCTCAGGCGAGAAGCGCTCGATCGAGTCGGCAATCACGGCCCCGGCATTCACGAGTGGATCGGGCAGGACGCGGATGCTGCGGCGTCGCAGATCATCGGCAATTTCGGGCTGTTGGAAAGGAGCATTGGCGGCTGGAACAATCGCTTTGACCTGCAAAGCGCTGGCCATTTCCGGGTCGATCAGGCCTGAGATGGAGCAGGGCAACAGGAGGTCGAGTTCCTGTTCCCACCACGGACTGCTGGGGGGTAGGGGTGTCGCTCCTGGAAGCCCCGCCCGCTCTGGATTCATATCGACGGTGCAGACCTGCCAGCCATGCTGGATCAAGGTTTTCGCCACCGTTCCACCCACGGCTCCGCATCCATGCACCAGGGCCTTGCCTGGCTTGGCTTCTGTCAGCGATTGTGCGAGCACCGCCTCAACGGCACCCACTGTCCCAAAGGCAGTAGCAGCGCTTGCATCCACAGGGCTTCCGACGGCAGCCAACACATGGGGGGTGAGCGACATCAGTCGCTCCATGTCTTCCAGGCTTGTGTTGAGATCACAGCCGGTGATCATGGCTCCATCCAAGGATTGGAGTAGCCCAGCGGTGATGCTGATCAACTCATCTTTGACAGAGGCAGGCTCCGCAGCCCTGGCGACAATCTTGCCGCCAGCGAAGCCCGTTCCATAGAGATCGTGCTTATGGGTCATCAGACTGGCCAACCGATGCCCATCAGCGATGCAGGCTTCATCGCTGGAGTAATTCAGCAGCCGCAATCCACCGTTAGCGGGTTTGCCGGTATCGCTGCTTTCGGCTACGACAAACACCGATAGATGATCGGAGACATGTTGAGCCAACACCGACACCGCAGGGGTGCCGGCGGATTGCAGAGAGGCCATGGTCATCAGGCCACACGCTCCATGATTTGGTGATGCTCTACGTAATCCAGACTCCACTCCTCTGGAGACTCTGCAATGCGCTGCTTGAGACGCTCGTAGACGAGATCCGCTGTCTCATCACCAGCCACTGAGGCGAAACTGTGGCGGCTCCAGCTACGGATCGTCGCCATCAGTCCCTCGGCGAAGGCTGCGGTGTCAGCGTCTTCGTCCCAACGCTTGCGATAGGGGCAGGGGACGTGAACGGTGCGCTCATCAACGAGCCTTAGACCATTGAGGTAGGCCGCTGACGTCTTGTCCTTCAGGGGAGCCATGAACTCCTCTGGAGACTTGTAGAAGTTCAGGATCGTGCCTTTGCGGTAGATCTCTTCGCTGATCACACCTTCATCAGCGAGGCCACGCCAGATCTGATGCAGCTGGTCGTGGACATTGCGCGTCACGCCGCCGTTGTGACCGAGGTAACGGCCCTCGTCATCACGGGACAAATTCACGGTCAGGAGGCGACCGCCCACGGCGAGCTCCACGCTGCGCAGTTCGAGGATGCTGGCCCAGTCCTTCATGGCTTGAGCGGTGAATCGCTCAAGGGCCTCTTTGTCGTCTGAGGCGAGCACGTGGGTGTGCGTGTTGAGGGGGCCAGGGGATTCACTCAACCAATGCATGGCTGTGGCTGAGAATCCGAAACTCACGGTTTCAGGGGCCACAAGGGGCTCATAAAAGCTGCGAGCACTCACCAGCACGGTGGGATTGGGGGGCCTCCCCAGCTGCTTGGCAATATTTTCGGCTAAAGCAACGTTGTCGTTACTGGGCAGATCGTTGCCGATCAAAGTGAGATGGGCTTTGGGCTGTCGTTTGTGCAGCTGATCTAAGACCTGAGACCACAGCCCAACAGCGGTGCCGCCGTCGGCAGCGCCGTAATCCATCAGCACATGGCTGCAATCGTTCGTTAATTGATCAACACAAGTCAGGGCCCAGTCCGAGGCGGCATCGATGCAGAGGCGTGCGCCTTCGGTTTGCGCGCTGTAACCCGTGGTCATGGCGATGGCCATAGACCTCGTCAGTAGCAAGGGGCACCGTACAGGGTTGTTCTGTTTAGGGGTTGTTCTGTTAAGGAATTGGCGTCGTGCCCGGGTCTTGGCTTGGGTTGTTCTCGAGAAGCTTCTCCAGCTCTGGCTTTAGCAGGGCAAAGGCGCGACCTCGATGCCCGTGTTGTTTTTTGTGATCCAGAGTCATTTCAGCAAAGGTAAGCCCACTGTTTTTGACCTCAAACACGGGGTCGTACCCGAACCCTTGAGTCCCCCGGGCGCTGAAGGTGATCGATCCTTCGCAGTGACCTTCCACTGCTGCAAGCACGCTGCCGTCAGGAGCCGCGATGCAAAGCGCCGCACTAAAGCGCGCCTGGCGGTCGGTGCGGTCTCCCAGCTCTCTGAGGAGACGCTCGATGCGTTCGGGGTCTGAGTTTGCGTAGCGCGCGGAGTAGACCCCTGGAGCACCACCCAGCGCATCCACGCTTAGGCCGGAATCATCGGCGAGCGCCCAATGGCCCGTGGCTTCCGCCACGGCCCTAGCCTTGAGAAGTGCATTGTCGCGGAAGGTGATTCCGGTTTCTTCCACCTGGATTCCATCGGGTTGAGGATCCACTTGCAGAGGAAATTGTTGAAGCAGGTTCGAAAACTCTCGGATTTTGCCGGCGTTGCCGCTGGCAATGACCAGGACGCGATTGCTCATATAGCGTCTGCAAAGGTGCGGGCCCAGTTCAGAACCTCCTCGACCCGCGACGGGCTGGGGGCTTCGCAATAGAGGCGAAGCAAGGGTTCTGTCCCAGAGAAGCGCAGCATCAGCCAATGGCTTGGGCCGAGCCTGAGTTTGACGCCGTCTGTGGTGACCACCTCGATCACAGGACATCCAGCGACCTCCTGGGGAGGAGTGTCAGCTAGCAGGGCTTCCAGCCGGCGGCGCGAATCCATGTCAGCGAGGCGGAGATCAAGGCGGTCGTAATGGGCCTCGCCACCACAGCGCTCTTGGATGGCTGTCATGCGCTCGCCAAGGGGTTGCTTCCCTTCCACCAACGCTTCGAGCACGAGCATGGCGGCAAACAGGGCGTCGCGTTCTGGTAGGTGCATGCCAAATCCCACGCCGCCGGACTCCTCGCCGCCGATCAGCACCTCTCCGGCCAACATTTCAGCGGCGATGTACTTGAAGCCCACAGGCAGTTCAAGGACTTCCCGTCCCAGATCTTCCGCAACAAGACGCATGAGGTCTGAGCCGCTCACCGTTTTCACCACTGATCCAGGAAGAGATTTGGCGCGAGCCAAGTGATCGATCAGCAGTGGCATCAACTGCTGGGTGCTGCAGAACCGTCCGTTTTCATCCACGGCGGCAATGCGGTCGCCATCGCCATCAAAGACCAGTCCAACGGCATTCCGGCCCGCTGCTTTGGAGGCTTTCACCGCAGCCATCAGTTCCCCCAGGTGAGGGGCCAGGGGTTCCGGCGCGCATCCACCAAACAGCGGATCTCGATTGGTGCGGATCTCGGTGATGAGGTCCTTGGCATCCTCTCCCAAGAGGTCTGCGACGCAACCAGCTGCAGACCCATGCATGGGATCGACGAACACGTGGAGGCCCATGGCCTGCAGTCCAACGGTCAGAGCCTGGAGGTCGAATTTGGTTCGCAATCCTGCGAGATGCTCTCCGCGACCATCAAAGCGTTCGCAACTGCCAGCTACCGGCACCGTGATGCCTCCAGCGGCCAGACGTCGCTCCACCGCTGCAGTGAAGGTGCCCTCGACCGATCCACCAAAGGGACCTTTGATTTTGAGGCCAAGCCATTCCGGAGGGTTATGGCTGGCGGTGATCACCAGGGCTCCAAGCACTTGGCGCTCCACCACCGCCCAGCTGCAGGCCGGAGTGGGAACGGCCGTCTCGGTGAGAAGCGGCTCTAGGTCGCAGCCGCGGACGGCTGCCGCCACCACTTCGGCGAGCTCAGGGGCGAGGAAGCGGCGGTCATAGCCGATCACCACCGTGCGGCTGTTTAAACCTTCAGGTGCTTGGTGGAGGAGCTCCTGGGCTGCAGCGACGGCAACAGGGAGCAATCGCTCCACGGTGATATCCACCCCCAAAATGCCTCGCCAACCATCGGTACCAAAACGGATCGGGGAGGCATCCAGTGGGAGCGGGGAAGACACTTTGAGTTGCAAGCGATGCACAGGATCTAGCAGCTGGCCGCCTTACCGTCGGTGAATGGGTGCCACCCCTCTCGCTGACAAGCCACTCACGGACAGGTTGCTGCGCAGCTGGGTGCGCTGCCGAAGGAGGGCATGGCTCGATCGCCATGCCAATCCTGATGATCGGCTTTACACCGCGCATCGCACGCTGCAGCTCGATGACCAACAGCGCAGTTTTGTGGCCTTGCTGCCGGGTAAGCCAGGGCATGGCCTTGCTGCTTGCGAGCGCGGTGATACCGGTGTGGTGGGGGTGAGATTGCGCGGGGTCATGCTGGATGACTCAGCGCTAAAGGGTTCGGCTTTAGAGGCCCATCCGCCACTGCTTGAAAGAGTGAAAGGGTCGAGTCGCTGGGGTGACTTTGCCTATAGGCCCGTGATTGCTCGGCAGGGTCGCCGTTTAACCAGAGAACATCGTTTGCAGCTCGCCCTGGCTGGACGCCTGTTAGTGGAATTCCAGGGTGGGCCTGTGCCTGATGGCCTTGCGGTGGCTGGCTCGGGGCGACGCTTGGAGCGTGAGCGTCTTCCTCTTGGCAACAGCTTGAATCGCCAGCTTGATGACTCTCTGCTGAGATTGTCGGCCGACCTCAACAGACCCGATCCGCCAGCTTTGGCGGCAGATCGCCGCAAATGCACGCTTTGTAGTTGGCGGGGGCTCTGCAACGACGTTGCGTCTCAAGAAGGGCATCTCAGTGAGGTGAGTGGGATTGGCGCCAAAAGGCGCGAAATGCTTCAAGACATTGGGATCAATAGCCTCCAGGCCCTAGCTGCAGCAAACCCCAAGGAACTTGGCGGGCAGCTCAAGCGCTTCGGCGATCAGCATGCAGCGATGGCGGCCCCTTTGGTGGCCCAAGCCCGTGTCCAAAGAGATGGGGTGGTTGAACGTCTTGATGCGCTCCCCGCATTACCTGAATTGCGGAATGCTCCAGGGGTGTTGCTCTATGACATCGAATCAGATCCTGATGCCCGCGATGACTTTTTGCACGGATTTGTGCGCTTGCCCAATGGCGGCGTTCACAGCTGGGATCTCACCCGTGCCACGTATCACCCGCTGCTGGTGCTTCAGGAGCATGGGGAGAAGCGTTGTTGGCAAAGGATCCAGCGATTTCTTGCCACCTATCCCGATTGGCCGATCCTTCACTACGGCGAAACCGAATCGCTGGCTCTCTTGAACATGGCCAAACGCCAGGGGGTTTCAGATCAAGAGCTGCAAGCCCTGCGCGAGCGGTTGGTTGATGTGCATGCCCGCTTGCGTGCCCATTGGCAGCTCCCCCTCAGCAGCTATGGCCTGAAGGCCGTAGCGGGGTGGAGAGGATTTAAGTGGGGCCAGTCAGGGGTCGATGGAGCGAGGGCTTTGTTGTGGTGGCGTCAGTGGCGAGGTGAGGGGGTGCTGGCGCGGGGCTCCAGCCATACCTTGCGTTGGATCCTCACTTACAACCGCGACGATGGATTGGCCACATGGGCGGTGGCCCAATGGTTGTTGAGTGGTGATCAACGCCTGGACTAAATGCGTGTAGGTGGCTCTGAAAAGGCCTGCGGTTTGAACATCTGAATCGATCCTTGATTGTTGTCGAGGCTGAGTTGGGGATCTGCCAAAGCTTGTCGGCGCACCAAGGCGAGGCCAATCCATTCCTGGGACGCCCCCTCCGCAGAAGGAATCTCGAGTGCGGAGGTGATCACACCAGCCCGTTCACCCTCGCGGCGGAGCACGGTGCCCCGCTGAGGAACAGTCCCTTGAAGCTCACTGGAGAGGGCCCGCCAACTCCGCAGTTGTTGCTTGACTTCACCTTTAGAAGCAAGCTTTGCCACCGTTTCCTGCCCCAGATAACACCCTTTGTTGAGGTGCACCCAGGGAGACAGGCCCAGTTCAAAGGGATTGGTGGTTCCATCTAATTCACCAGCACTGAGAGGCCACCCCTGTGCCAGGCGCCAACAATCGAGTTGGTTGGCGTTGGCGGCCTCACTGGCTGGGAAGCGATCGCTTGCGCTGGGCTCATCCTCTGTCCAGAACACATTGACTGGCTCCATCGGCTGGGCTTGGACCAGCAGCTCTTGTCGTCGTTGTTGTCGGATTCCTTTGAGGCGAACGCGGTCGGCGGGAAAAATCACCCGATCGAACCCTTGGTGAACGGCATCCACCGCTCCAGCCAGAACGAGCACATCAGCGCCTGTGGCGTCCATTCGGATTTCAAGCAGGGCCTGCACCCGTCCGGTGGCATCGAGCCAGCAGGCCGGCAGAAGATCGCCCTCTTCAGCCTGCTGGATGTCGGCGCTGGTCTGACCTTGAAGGAACGTGCGGCTGCCACTCCCTTCGAGGCGCAGCACTGGGAAGTTTTGATCCCAAAGGAGCTTGCTCATGCTTTGAACTCTTGTGACTGGGCGGCCACCTCTTCCAGGCGATACAGGCTGTGTAACTCGAGGCCAGCGGCTTGCATCGCAGCAGCCCCTCCCTCTTCACGGTCAACAATCGTCACCACCCGATTCACCGTGAAGCCAGCGGCTCGGAGTTGTTCAACAGCTTTGATGGATGATCCACCGGTGGTGACCACATCCTCAAGAACGGTGACGAGCGCGCCCTGCTCAGGAAGGGGACCCTCCAGCCAGGCTCCGGTGCCGTGTCCCTTGGCCTGCTTGCGCACGATCAGAGCATTCAGAAAGCGTCCTGCCTGGGCGGCAGCAAGGGCGACACCACTCACGAGTGGATCGGCTCCCAGGGTGAGGCCGCCAACGGCTGCCGCATCGGCTTCGACCAGAGCGAGCATCGCCGGGCAGAGCAGGGCTAGGCCTGAGCCGCTCAAGCTGACCGGCTTGCAATTCACGTAGTGATCGCTGCTGCGACCGGACGCGAGGGTGAAGTTGCCATGGCGGTAAGCCTCTTTCGCTAGGCGTTCCAGCAGGGGGTCGTGTTCAAAACGTTGAGACATCGGGGCTGGTGCGCAGCGAATCCTCTGCCTAGTTTGCGCGCAGTCGTGACGGTTTTTGTGCGCAGGCTCCCGTTTGGTGTTCTGGTGATCATGGGTTCACTCGCTCTGTGGCAGGTCGACCCTGGTCAGGCCAATCCTGTGGTTTGCGTCACGAGCCTTGAAGCTCCTTCGCATTCAAGGAGTGGCGGCGAGATCCTTGCTCCCGTTGAGGTCAGCCGTTGTGGCCCTGTCCAAACCACAGACTCACTGGTCACTGAGCGGTTTTATACGTGGACGGCACCCTTTGCTCGCGGTGTGGATGTGATGCACCAGTTCACCGACCTTCTTGGTATTGCTGTTGCGGGGCCTGAGGGCAACAAGGTGATGGGATTTGGCTTCCCTGATCAGACGATTGTTTGGGATGGATCCGCTGTGCAATCCACCTATCAGGTGTTACTGGAGGAGCAAAGTCCGGCGATCCCGTGGCGCACTGTGGACATTTCCAACGGATTCACGAGAAGCTTGGCGGAGGAAGGTCTGGTCAGAATGCCAATCGAGCGGGATGATCCACCCTCAGCACCCATACGTGCCTTGTGGTAAATCCGTGATAACGCGGGGGTCTAGCAATCTGGTGAATGCAGCGAACTCATAATTCGCCTTAGCCGAGTTCGATCCTCGGGACCCCCATCCATTTCTGACCCATGCGCAACCTGCTGCTGATCGCGCTTTTGGTTTTACCGGCGTTTTTTGCAGCGGCTGAAGTGGCATTGCTGCGACTGCGTCCAAGTCGAGTTCATGAACTTCGTGAGGAGGGCCTGCCGGGTGCTCCAGCGGTCGAGCGCCTCCAGCGCCGGTTGCGAACAGTTCTGCTGATGACCCAGTTCGGCACCACCTTGTCGTTGGTGGCACTCGGTTGGATCGCAAGGGGCTTTGGTCAGCGTTGGTGGCCGATGGAAACACCAGCTGGTCGATGGTGGGATCTGGCCTGGTTCCTTGTGTTGGTGGTCTTGGCCACGCTGCTATCAGGGTTGCTCCCAAGAGCGCTGGTGCTCAGCCGTCCGGAACCTGCTGTGTTGCAACTATCTCCTGTCTTGGAAACCACCATGCAGGTGTTGCGTCCCCTGCTGTCTGTCCTGGAGGTCATCGCGTCACTCCTGCTTCGTCTTGTGGGCTTAAAACCTCGCTGGGATGCACTCGTGCCGGCACTGACAGCTGGTGAGTTGGAGACCCTGGTGGAGAGTGGAGGAGTCACGGGCCTTCGGCCCGATGAACGCAACATTCTCGAAGGCGTGTTTGCGTTACGGGACATGCAGGTGCGGGAGGTGATGGTCCCTCGTTCTGGGATGGTCACCCTGCCGGTGGAGGTGCGCTTCGCAGAGTTGATGGAGGCCGTTCATCGCACCCGACATGCACGGTTCCCTGTGATCGGGCAGTCGCTGGATGATGTCCGTGGTGTGCTGGATTTACGCCGGTTGGCTGAGCCCATCGCCCGTGGCGAACTTCACAAAGATTCCGCTTTAGAGCC
The window above is part of the Synechococcus sp. WH 8020 genome. Proteins encoded here:
- a CDS encoding SIMPL domain-containing protein (The SIMPL domain is named for its presence in mouse protein SIMPL (signalling molecule that associates with mouse pelle-like kinase). Bacterial member BP26, from Brucella, was shown to assemble into a channel-like structure, while YggE from E. coli has been associated with resistance to oxidative stress.); translation: MWRSFRKIAFTMPALITPLGFQVAFWSASPALASVRVCNGTLLEIQVLESVTTSSDRFRFSLGLLAEAPSKAAAMALLNQRLDRARQELGPFVLDALSIPAPRSYSYGSGSSSSPKLERATTRIGGEVSRDNYDALIQLAGRLPGVRLQGMTSLASSSGGAALDDQLLKRALNKGRRRANDTASALGLGRVDLLRINQRSGVVRPVAYAEARMSKPAFRSDEAPKPQRSLTLGLDYCLR
- a CDS encoding BCCT family transporter, with the translated sequence MSESPTPVRSSLSQPPLWVGAIPLLVFLLVSAIDLALAKHFTETGKTIVSHSLGGLWQWMVMLLFLIALAIAISPVGKLRLGGATAKPSLKFFDWCAVLICTLLAGGGVFWSAAEPLYHFQTPSPVFEGVVGSTAAAVDPALAVSFLHWGFLAWALVATTTTITFSILEQRGEPLRPRTLLVNILPKGWVNGPIGDLADGLSVVAAIAGTVGPLGFLSLQLSNAAGQLPWLSDSAGLQSLVVVLLTAVFATSTVSGIQKGIKWLSELNVWLTLVLGAGLLILGPGLWLIQHFFSGFWTYLLHLPQMALMPRSDVTEPWLNSWTVFYWGWFLGYAPLMGLFTAGVSRGRSIRELVLAVAILCPIVTNLWFTLLGGTGMNLELAGSGISDALAQNGAAAALLAILSALPLSGLLIPVGLLLVVLFMCTSADSMSYAAAMVVSGRNEPSQRLRLFWALMIGSLTLVLLRIGTGLGDSTSIDALQAFIVITAVPVTPLVLFTLWSAPRLAFKEWQRSGQAAE
- a CDS encoding Glu/Leu/Phe/Val dehydrogenase dimerization domain-containing protein: MTMASLQSAGTPAVSVLAQHVSDHLSVFVVAESSDTGKPANGGLRLLNYSSDEACIADGHRLASLMTHKHDLYGTGFAGGKIVARAAEPASVKDELISITAGLLQSLDGAMITGCDLNTSLEDMERLMSLTPHVLAAVGSPVDASAATAFGTVGAVEAVLAQSLTEAKPGKALVHGCGAVGGTVAKTLIQHGWQVCTVDMNPERAGLPGATPLPPSSPWWEQELDLLLPCSISGLIDPEMASALQVKAIVPAANAPFQQPEIADDLRRRSIRVLPDPLVNAGAVIADSIERFSPEAWGQATPQQVYDFVRHEVRQRATDFLKQRGDGLTVSDALVEVAAHTGKDPIGLSFGLAA
- a CDS encoding SAM-dependent methyltransferase, which produces MAIAMTTGYSAQTEGARLCIDAASDWALTCVDQLTNDCSHVLMDYGAADGGTAVGLWSQVLDQLHKRQPKAHLTLIGNDLPSNDNVALAENIAKQLGRPPNPTVLVSARSFYEPLVAPETVSFGFSATAMHWLSESPGPLNTHTHVLASDDKEALERFTAQAMKDWASILELRSVELAVGGRLLTVNLSRDDEGRYLGHNGGVTRNVHDQLHQIWRGLADEGVISEEIYRKGTILNFYKSPEEFMAPLKDKTSAAYLNGLRLVDERTVHVPCPYRKRWDEDADTAAFAEGLMATIRSWSRHSFASVAGDETADLVYERLKQRIAESPEEWSLDYVEHHQIMERVA
- a CDS encoding FAD-dependent oxidoreductase, whose protein sequence is MTSTSLPASAAVVIIGGGMAGLSCAASLARRGISDVILLEGKTLAHARASSFGETRMFREMYSDPVLCRLAQEANRLWREEETHAGEILRDTHGLLFYGESWDEETIEGSIPGARKVMDDQGIPYEALNAAQIAERFPLKPKAHFTGLFEPTAGAVRSDKVIAHWVRTARHAGHQVIEHSPVSSIDADGGGVTLEDGHHINAGHVVVACGIWSQLLLAPLGLAPKLEIWPMLWAHYTVDPALASRYPQWFCFQQERGDDGGLYYGFPSLSTTADGRPRIKAGIDWSPQELRVAEPNAMCTEAPARLLELLDTFLFNELDGVQERVETVMSPYSMTSDVNFVLDRLSPKLSLFAGGSGQSFKFAPLIGDSLARLASGEQPAADISCWSHQRDAVRA
- a CDS encoding MFS transporter, producing the protein MPNRRLWLVSLLFVAWLIWAETSFQFYDHALGRDLQLSASRVSLIAGSFLVPYGLLQIPVGRLLDQGRVDRWIWIAALMASGFSLTFAFSTDLVGLMLSRMGTGVACAVAFPASALLARRALPQNRFALAMGLTDSLLGWGAVFAALIPLVFPWTVWRQLVVFQALFLAVMVVVPVMVLGRGLPSPEPHKDGRLVSTVHWDRAGVGTVIKACLMYAWGGGFVFGLAQYGLISGLRVWGAERTQWMSLTMSFGIGTGMVLAGWIGSRSSRRGLVLLMGTGMSVLALIALLQLPNQAGGLLLLAALGLGLGLGSSVLAFPIAEDAAPPGQTALTVAIVNTTGTVTGGVMSIVSGLILEASGPGDLSPVLMVYGLFGLFGVAVAAWIQFSSVPAHSAA